Proteins encoded within one genomic window of Lysinibacillus sphaericus:
- a CDS encoding PH domain-containing protein yields the protein MRAEPIHQISRKGLTVWRLYGVLQTLLLLVIAALVCYGTYYYEWPSFIYFIAIAVVLLSAFFSAYLFPKIRWERWRYEVREHEIEVQHGLFVVKRTLIPMVRVQHVDTTQGPILKRYSLGNISISTAATVHTIPALVMDEADGLRARISELARVAEDDV from the coding sequence TTGAGAGCTGAACCAATTCATCAAATTTCCCGAAAAGGGTTAACAGTATGGCGATTATATGGTGTGTTACAAACATTGCTGTTGTTAGTCATTGCAGCATTGGTTTGTTATGGCACTTATTATTATGAATGGCCTTCATTTATTTATTTTATCGCGATTGCTGTTGTTCTATTAAGTGCATTTTTTTCTGCGTATTTATTCCCGAAAATTCGATGGGAACGCTGGAGATACGAAGTGCGCGAACATGAAATTGAAGTCCAACATGGCTTGTTTGTTGTCAAACGCACATTAATACCAATGGTACGTGTGCAACATGTTGACACGACACAAGGCCCCATTTTAAAAAGATACAGCCTAGGTAATATTTCAATTTCTACAGCCGCCACGGTACATACAATTCCAGCACTGGTCATGGATGAAGCAGATGGACTTCGTGCGCGTATTTCGGAATTAGCAAGGGTGGCGGAAGATGATGTCTAA
- a CDS encoding PH domain-containing protein, whose translation MSNELYRLHPVSAIISSVKALKSMILPVAIIIISNGFNFSLNFRSEYFFETVLLFGVWGVGAVLALVGGIVKWRTFVYWFEDGELRVKYGLFVKKKRYIPFERIQSLNYHEGIFHRIFGLVKVQVETAGNKGGKPEVELTAIQKIAADVIEEEMRRAKTQIAQPLGEELAHGQIEEVMVPVIYRMSMRDLLVLATTSGGIGVVLSGVAAVISQFSDIIPYEEVFHEVADIVKIGAFLVALMIMFVLIIAWLLSVVITLVNYYDYTVRIEDEKLMITKGLLEKKRITLPLNRIQAIRIVENPLRQIFGFATVVVESAGGNGEKGGDKKIALFPLIKKQHCVQTLEQLFPEMNWHPEFIKAPKRARPFFYRIDFIWLVPIIGASSYFLYPYGLLAFLLIPLIIFLGIWQHRTAGYMIDGKQLTMQYRIFSRITLFMEKKRIQSMESSQTYFQKRKQVMSIKATVMSGMAGMTGNVPSLEQQDAETILTWYEH comes from the coding sequence ATGTCTAACGAATTGTATCGTTTACACCCTGTATCGGCGATTATCTCTAGTGTCAAAGCACTAAAGAGTATGATCTTACCTGTAGCCATTATCATTATTAGTAATGGCTTTAACTTTTCCTTGAACTTCCGCAGTGAATATTTTTTTGAAACCGTATTACTGTTTGGCGTGTGGGGGGTAGGGGCAGTACTAGCGCTTGTCGGTGGTATTGTAAAGTGGCGTACCTTTGTTTACTGGTTTGAGGATGGTGAACTCAGAGTAAAGTACGGGTTATTCGTCAAAAAGAAGCGTTATATTCCATTTGAGCGCATTCAAAGTTTAAATTACCATGAAGGTATTTTTCATCGGATATTTGGCCTAGTCAAGGTGCAAGTTGAGACAGCAGGCAATAAAGGTGGCAAGCCAGAGGTAGAATTAACAGCTATTCAAAAAATAGCGGCTGATGTTATTGAAGAAGAAATGCGTCGAGCAAAAACACAAATCGCGCAACCACTTGGCGAGGAACTAGCACATGGACAAATAGAAGAAGTGATGGTGCCTGTTATTTATCGTATGTCGATGCGGGATTTACTTGTATTAGCAACGACTTCTGGTGGAATTGGCGTTGTCCTATCAGGTGTTGCAGCGGTCATCTCTCAGTTTTCGGATATTATCCCGTATGAAGAGGTCTTTCATGAAGTGGCAGATATTGTGAAGATTGGCGCATTCTTAGTTGCTTTAATGATCATGTTTGTGTTAATTATTGCGTGGCTACTATCGGTTGTTATAACACTTGTGAATTATTACGATTATACGGTTCGTATTGAAGATGAAAAGTTAATGATTACTAAAGGGTTACTGGAGAAGAAAAGAATTACATTACCATTAAATCGTATACAGGCAATCCGTATAGTTGAAAACCCTTTGCGTCAAATATTTGGTTTTGCTACGGTTGTAGTAGAAAGTGCAGGGGGAAATGGTGAAAAGGGTGGAGATAAGAAAATTGCATTGTTCCCACTGATTAAAAAACAACATTGTGTACAGACGCTAGAACAACTTTTCCCTGAAATGAATTGGCATCCTGAATTTATAAAGGCTCCGAAACGTGCACGTCCATTTTTTTATCGCATTGATTTCATTTGGCTCGTACCGATAATAGGGGCAAGCAGTTATTTCTTATATCCTTACGGGTTATTAGCATTCTTATTAATACCATTAATCATATTCCTTGGTATTTGGCAACATCGAACAGCAGGCTACATGATTGACGGCAAGCAATTGACAATGCAATATCGGATCTTTAGTCGCATTACATTGTTTATGGAGAAAAAACGTATACAATCTATGGAAAGTAGTCAAACGTATTTCCAAAAGCGTAAACAAGTCATGTCGATAAAAGCGACGGTAATGTCAGGAATGGCTGGTATGACAGGTAATGTACCTAGCCTAGAACAACAAGATGCTGAAACTATATTAACTTGGTATGAACATTAA
- a CDS encoding GNAT family N-acetyltransferase — protein MFRYSINEHTYLKMLDLNDVEELFALTDRSRETLREWLPFVDNVKTVKDTEQFVRNAMQQYADHNGIQAGIYYDGKLAGVIGYHQVNWQHKWTSIGYWLGNEFVGNGLVTNSMRAFIDFAFEYLKLNRIEVRVAVGNIRSRTIPKVLGFNEEGRLRDAEWLYDHYVDQVVYGLTAVEWKKIKMAKEATVVL, from the coding sequence ATGTTTCGATACAGCATAAATGAGCACACCTATTTAAAAATGTTAGATTTAAATGATGTAGAGGAGTTATTTGCGCTAACAGACCGTTCAAGAGAGACTTTACGTGAGTGGTTACCCTTTGTAGACAATGTCAAGACGGTCAAAGATACAGAACAATTTGTTCGAAATGCAATGCAACAATATGCTGACCATAATGGGATACAGGCTGGAATTTATTATGATGGTAAGCTAGCGGGGGTCATTGGTTATCATCAAGTGAATTGGCAACATAAGTGGACAAGTATTGGCTATTGGTTAGGGAATGAGTTTGTTGGCAATGGGCTTGTGACAAATTCGATGAGGGCATTTATTGATTTTGCTTTCGAATATCTAAAGTTAAATCGCATTGAAGTCCGCGTTGCAGTGGGGAATATACGTAGTCGGACAATTCCTAAAGTGCTAGGATTCAATGAAGAAGGGCGTTTAAGAGATGCTGAATGGCTATACGATCATTATGTAGATCAGGTTGTCTATGGGCTAACCGCAGTAGAATGGAAAAAAATAAAAATGGCGAAAGAGGCTACTGTTGTACTATAA
- a CDS encoding rhomboid family intramembrane serine protease: MFSRTENFKQYTSYYPVVSTLIAVNLILYVLTLLPVIGELLWNYGIQVNFLIQSGEWWRIFSAMFLHANFMHVLFNMFSLFLFGPELEKIAGKARFITIYLLSGIVGNMATFMLNDSSYASLGASGAIFGIFGAFGALVYYTRRTMPMLRKLILPIIVISVIMTFLQSNVNVYAHLGGLVTGFLLGLIYLHPTRILSWRKQRMAGK, encoded by the coding sequence ATGTTTAGTAGAACAGAAAATTTTAAGCAATATACAAGTTATTATCCTGTTGTTTCAACACTAATAGCAGTGAATCTTATTCTTTATGTATTAACACTTCTTCCAGTCATAGGAGAACTGCTGTGGAACTATGGGATTCAAGTCAATTTCCTTATACAAAGCGGTGAATGGTGGCGGATTTTCTCTGCGATGTTCTTACATGCGAACTTTATGCATGTGCTCTTTAATATGTTCTCCCTGTTTTTATTTGGGCCAGAACTTGAGAAAATTGCAGGTAAAGCACGCTTCATTACGATTTATTTATTATCGGGTATCGTAGGGAACATGGCAACCTTTATGCTTAATGACAGTAGTTATGCCAGCCTTGGCGCAAGCGGCGCAATTTTTGGTATCTTCGGTGCGTTTGGTGCACTTGTCTACTACACGCGTCGTACAATGCCAATGCTTCGTAAGCTTATTTTGCCGATTATCGTCATCAGTGTCATCATGACTTTCTTACAGTCTAATGTAAATGTTTATGCCCATTTAGGTGGCTTAGTGACTGGATTCCTACTCGGACTTATTTACCTACATCCTACAAGAATTCTAAGTTGGCGCAAACAAAGAATGGCAGGAAAATAG
- the acpS gene encoding holo-ACP synthase, with translation MIKGIGLDIVETERIVKAMTRTDKFMDRILSVNERALFTAHSESRKIEFLAGRFAAKEAFSKALGTGIGKDCALQDVEILRGEAGNPVLYFKGELVKGFVSITHSKQYAAAQVILLME, from the coding sequence ATGATTAAAGGAATTGGTCTCGATATTGTAGAAACTGAGCGTATTGTGAAAGCAATGACACGCACAGATAAATTTATGGACCGCATTTTATCAGTTAACGAACGTGCACTATTTACAGCGCATTCTGAATCTCGCAAAATAGAATTTTTAGCAGGGCGATTTGCGGCAAAAGAGGCCTTTTCAAAAGCGCTAGGTACCGGAATAGGGAAAGATTGTGCGCTACAAGATGTTGAAATATTAAGAGGGGAAGCGGGTAACCCTGTTTTATATTTTAAAGGAGAGCTTGTAAAGGGCTTTGTTAGTATTACACATTCTAAGCAATATGCAGCCGCGCAAGTAATATTACTTATGGAATAA
- a CDS encoding LolA family protein has product MGNRLVTWLVLICAILLLSACGTASQEKVLKKVNGKWSETNGYELDAKMEIKSGGEPRTYDVTVWHTKPDFYRVEVVESGKDVSQMIVRNADGVFVVTPTLNKMYKFQSDWPKKNSQAYLIGALAEDLAEDKNLVMKEEDKAYIFEAATRNSYKNSMPHQVITVDKKTMLPTSVVIMNDVKEEQIRITFNNIKLGVQHAAKEYAVEQFTETEDSKGEQAAPANKDAKDDKDAKGETDAKGQADANGEKEAVGAEVEYQEFQTHYPVVNFENTKMTNEKAISDSGMERVILTFEGDKAFTVMQQPVMKESSMLPVTSPGDPVDLGFTIGAITDTSISWEKDGVAFFVASSKLTREEMVEVATSMTISSMK; this is encoded by the coding sequence GTGGGCAACCGTTTAGTTACTTGGCTCGTCTTAATTTGTGCGATATTACTTCTGTCGGCGTGTGGTACAGCCTCACAGGAAAAAGTGTTGAAGAAAGTTAATGGTAAGTGGTCAGAGACGAATGGTTATGAGTTAGACGCTAAGATGGAGATTAAATCAGGTGGAGAACCTAGAACATATGATGTTACCGTGTGGCATACTAAACCTGATTTCTATCGAGTGGAAGTAGTGGAAAGTGGGAAAGATGTATCGCAAATGATTGTGCGTAATGCTGATGGAGTTTTTGTGGTTACACCAACATTAAACAAAATGTACAAATTCCAAAGCGATTGGCCAAAGAAAAATAGTCAGGCGTATTTAATCGGAGCATTAGCAGAAGATTTAGCTGAAGATAAAAATTTAGTCATGAAAGAAGAGGACAAAGCATATATATTTGAAGCGGCTACTAGAAATAGTTATAAAAATAGTATGCCTCACCAAGTTATAACGGTAGATAAGAAAACGATGCTTCCTACATCTGTAGTGATTATGAATGATGTCAAAGAAGAGCAAATTCGTATTACATTTAATAATATTAAGCTAGGTGTACAACATGCTGCGAAAGAGTATGCTGTTGAACAATTTACTGAAACAGAAGATTCAAAAGGCGAACAAGCTGCACCTGCAAACAAAGATGCAAAAGATGATAAAGATGCAAAAGGTGAAACGGATGCTAAAGGTCAAGCAGATGCAAATGGTGAAAAAGAAGCAGTCGGTGCAGAGGTTGAATATCAAGAATTCCAAACGCATTATCCAGTTGTGAATTTTGAAAACACGAAAATGACAAATGAAAAAGCCATTAGTGATAGTGGTATGGAACGAGTTATTTTAACGTTTGAAGGGGATAAAGCGTTTACAGTTATGCAGCAACCAGTTATGAAAGAGTCCTCTATGTTACCAGTTACTTCGCCAGGTGATCCTGTTGACTTAGGATTTACAATTGGCGCGATTACAGATACGTCCATTAGCTGGGAAAAAGATGGCGTCGCATTCTTTGTAGCTTCTAGTAAATTAACACGTGAAGAAATGGTGGAAGTTGCGACTTCCATGACGATAAGTAGTATGAAGTAA
- the alr gene encoding alanine racemase yields the protein METQQYFRPTKAIVDLQAIQQNIKNLKDLLQPNVQIIAVVKANAYGHGDIAVAKAALEAGATMLAVATPDEALHIRAHFEEPDILILGASPVSFASYAAQQRITLTVFSSEWVQQVATMVAGEENPLQLHIKVDSGMGRIGIRTESELLALYHTIHSTDNVELDGIFTHFATADEEDTAYFDSQVALFEKLIAILPDKPRLVHASNTATALVKDNRLQYDAVRYGISMYGLAPSSYVEGILPFPLKPAFSLESELVHVKQLKAGDSVGYGATFIAQTDMWIGTIPVGYADGVIRKLAGQEVLIDGQRMPIVGRICMDQCMVALPKAYAIGKEVTLIGRQGQDEISIDEWATKLETINYEVPCIITARVPRIYI from the coding sequence ATGGAGACACAGCAGTATTTTAGACCAACCAAAGCAATTGTAGATTTACAAGCAATCCAACAAAATATAAAAAATTTAAAAGATCTACTCCAACCAAATGTACAAATTATCGCAGTCGTAAAAGCTAATGCCTATGGACATGGGGATATTGCAGTTGCTAAAGCAGCTTTGGAAGCGGGTGCAACAATGCTTGCCGTGGCTACACCAGATGAAGCATTACATATTCGAGCACATTTCGAAGAACCAGACATACTAATATTAGGGGCCTCGCCAGTATCGTTTGCATCCTATGCAGCACAACAACGCATTACGCTTACGGTATTTTCAAGTGAATGGGTACAGCAAGTTGCAACAATGGTAGCAGGGGAAGAAAACCCTTTACAACTACATATTAAGGTAGATAGTGGAATGGGCAGAATTGGTATACGCACCGAAAGCGAATTGTTAGCGCTATACCATACCATCCATTCAACAGATAATGTAGAATTGGATGGCATTTTTACTCATTTTGCAACAGCTGATGAGGAAGACACAGCCTATTTCGATAGCCAAGTAGCGTTATTTGAAAAGCTCATTGCTATATTGCCTGACAAACCTAGACTAGTACATGCATCCAATACAGCAACGGCTTTGGTAAAGGATAATCGTTTACAATATGATGCTGTACGTTATGGTATTTCAATGTATGGTTTAGCACCATCATCTTATGTAGAGGGGATTTTACCATTTCCATTGAAGCCTGCCTTTTCACTTGAGAGTGAGCTTGTCCATGTCAAACAGTTAAAAGCAGGAGATTCAGTAGGTTACGGAGCAACATTCATTGCACAAACAGATATGTGGATTGGGACAATTCCAGTAGGTTATGCAGATGGGGTAATTCGTAAATTAGCAGGACAAGAGGTACTAATAGACGGACAAAGAATGCCTATAGTTGGACGAATTTGCATGGACCAATGTATGGTTGCGCTACCAAAAGCATATGCTATAGGTAAGGAAGTAACGCTCATTGGTCGTCAAGGGCAAGATGAGATTTCAATAGATGAATGGGCAACAAAGCTAGAAACGATTAATTATGAAGTACCATGCATTATTACAGCAAGAGTTCCTCGTATTTACATTTAA
- a CDS encoding type II toxin-antitoxin system PemK/MazF family toxin, protein MNVKRGDVFFADLSPVVGSEQGGTRPVLIIQNDIGNRFSPTVIIAAITAQIQKAKLPTHVEINAEKYGFERDSVILLEQVRTIDKSRLTDRITQLDHAVMEKVDGALMISLGLVKF, encoded by the coding sequence TTGAATGTAAAACGTGGTGACGTTTTTTTTGCAGATTTATCGCCGGTAGTTGGATCCGAACAAGGTGGCACTAGGCCGGTATTAATAATTCAAAATGATATTGGAAATCGATTTAGTCCGACTGTCATCATCGCGGCAATTACTGCACAGATTCAAAAAGCAAAATTACCGACACATGTTGAAATAAATGCTGAAAAGTACGGTTTTGAACGTGATTCGGTCATTTTGCTTGAGCAAGTGCGTACAATTGATAAGTCTAGATTGACTGATCGTATTACGCAGCTAGATCATGCAGTAATGGAAAAAGTGGATGGAGCATTGATGATTAGTTTGGGGCTTGTTAAATTTTGA
- a CDS encoding STAS domain-containing protein yields MDMVVNFKKDGTKLYGYVEGEIDTFTASGLREELEAVKITEGMEIKLDLSKVNYMDSTGLGILVAFYKRALREEGKVKIVGLSKRLQRLFEITGLSELMDIETDKKVELSNEGI; encoded by the coding sequence ATGGACATGGTAGTAAATTTTAAAAAAGATGGCACAAAATTATATGGTTATGTTGAAGGTGAAATTGATACATTTACAGCTTCTGGTCTGCGTGAGGAACTAGAGGCGGTTAAGATTACAGAAGGTATGGAGATTAAATTAGATTTATCGAAAGTGAATTATATGGATAGTACGGGTCTTGGTATTTTAGTAGCTTTTTATAAAAGAGCTTTACGTGAAGAAGGTAAAGTTAAAATTGTAGGCCTATCTAAACGGTTACAAAGATTATTTGAAATTACTGGCTTAAGTGAACTGATGGATATTGAAACTGATAAGAAGGTGGAATTAAGTAATGAAGGAATTTGA
- the rsbW gene encoding anti-sigma B factor RsbW has product MKEFDYIEIRVPAKPQFVSVIRLTVSGLANRIGFSYDDIEDLKIAVSEAVTNVVHHAYKDVEEGEIVIGCALYENKLEMMIADYGNSFNFEEIKTKIGPYHPGDSIAGLREGGLGLYLMETLMDEVMINNDGGVTVFMTKYVAREQVEKNVERITT; this is encoded by the coding sequence ATGAAGGAATTTGATTATATTGAGATAAGGGTTCCTGCAAAGCCGCAGTTTGTCAGTGTTATTCGTTTAACGGTTTCTGGATTAGCTAACCGCATAGGGTTTAGCTACGATGATATTGAAGATTTGAAAATTGCCGTTAGTGAAGCGGTGACAAATGTTGTGCACCATGCGTATAAAGATGTTGAAGAAGGCGAAATTGTCATAGGTTGTGCGCTCTATGAAAACAAGTTGGAAATGATGATTGCAGACTATGGGAATAGTTTTAACTTTGAAGAGATTAAAACGAAAATTGGGCCTTATCATCCGGGAGACAGTATTGCGGGGCTAAGAGAGGGCGGTTTAGGGCTTTATTTAATGGAAACTTTAATGGATGAGGTGATGATTAATAACGATGGTGGCGTAACTGTCTTCATGACAAAGTACGTCGCTAGGGAGCAGGTGGAAAAAAATGTCGAAAGAATCACTACATAA
- the sigB gene encoding RNA polymerase sigma factor SigB, with protein MSKESLHKSSTKEDVLKWIELYQATEDEEAQTNLVIHYRNLVESIARKYSYGKSYYDDIVQVGMLGLLGAIRRFDATFGRSFEAFAVPTIIGEIKRFLRDKTWDVHVPRRIKEIGPRIKTTVESLTIEFQRSPSVKEIAERLEVPEEEVLEAMEMSRSYQALSMDHSIESDNDGSTVTLSDIMGKEDIGYEMTNRRMIVADAMEVLNEREKQIIQLTYLEQLSQKEAGELLGISQMHVSRIQRKAIKKLQEVILASGSVPL; from the coding sequence ATGTCGAAAGAATCACTACATAAATCTTCTACTAAGGAAGATGTATTAAAGTGGATAGAATTGTACCAAGCAACAGAAGATGAAGAAGCTCAAACCAATTTGGTTATTCATTATCGTAATTTAGTAGAGTCCATTGCGCGAAAATATTCATATGGTAAATCTTATTACGATGATATTGTGCAAGTTGGAATGCTCGGGTTACTAGGTGCAATAAGACGTTTTGATGCTACATTTGGTCGCAGTTTTGAGGCCTTTGCAGTACCTACTATTATTGGGGAGATTAAACGATTCTTACGCGATAAAACGTGGGATGTTCATGTACCGAGACGAATTAAAGAAATTGGACCACGTATTAAAACGACTGTAGAATCGTTAACGATAGAGTTCCAACGTTCACCTTCCGTTAAAGAAATTGCAGAGCGTTTAGAGGTACCGGAGGAAGAAGTTTTAGAGGCAATGGAGATGAGCCGAAGCTACCAAGCACTGTCAATGGATCATTCAATCGAATCAGATAATGACGGAAGTACTGTCACGTTATCTGATATTATGGGTAAAGAAGATATAGGTTATGAAATGACCAACAGAAGAATGATTGTTGCAGATGCAATGGAAGTTTTGAATGAGCGAGAAAAACAAATTATTCAGCTTACTTATTTAGAGCAACTGAGCCAAAAAGAAGCGGGAGAACTATTAGGTATTTCTCAAATGCATGTTTCGAGAATTCAAAGAAAAGCAATTAAGAAATTACAGGAGGTCATTCTTGCAAGTGGAAGTGTGCCACTGTAA